The region CGATCTCGTCCGTGGACATCCCGCCAACACGCATCAAATGGAAGATGACCGCGGGATCCACGTCGCCCGACCGCGTGCCCATGACCAGTCCCTCCAGCGGCGTGAGCCCCATGGAGGTGTCCACGCAGCGGCCGCCCCGTACGGCGGAGGCGGACGCGCCGTTGCCCAGGTGCAGCACGATGACGTTCACGTCCTCGGGGGCCTTGCCCAGGAGCTCGGCCGTCGCCCGGGACACATACGCGTGCGAGGTGCCGTGGAAGCCGTAGCGCCGGATGCGGTACTCGTCGGCGGTCTTCACGTCGATCGCGTAGCGCGCCGCCGACTCCGGCATCGTCGTGTGGAACGCGGTGTCGAAGACGGCGACCTGGGGCAGGTCGGGGCGCAGCGCCTGGGCCGTACGGATACCGATCAGGTTCGCCGGGTTGTGCAGCGGGGCGACCGGGATCAGCCGCTCGATCTCGTCGAGCACGGCCTCGTCTATGACGGTGGGCGCGGTGAACCGCTGCCCGCCGTGCACCACCCGGTGGCCGATCGCGGCCAGCTCGGGGGAGTCCAGGCCGAGGCCGTCCTTGGCCAGCTCCTCCGCGACGGCCTTGAGCGCGGCGGCGTGGTCGGCGATGGGACCGACCGTCTCGCGGGTCTCGCCCGTGGTGAGCGCCGTGTGCTTGAGCCGGGAGGTGCCCTCGCCGATGCGCTCGACGAGGCCCATGGCGAGACGGCTGCTGTCGCTCATGTCGAGCAGCTGGTACTTCACCGACGAGGAGCCGGAGTTGAGGACGAGGACGCGGGTGGCGGTCACTGCGGGGGTGCCTTCTGGGTCGAGGATGGTGGTGGTCATGCCCTGCTCGAAGTCTGGGCCTGGATCGCCGTGATCACGACCGTGTTGACAATGTCCTGTACCAGCGCCCCGCGGGACAGGTCGTTGACGGGCTTGCGCAGGCCCTGCAGGACCGGGCCGACGGCGATCGCGCCGGCCGAGCGCTGTACGGCCTTGTAGGTGTTGTTGCCGGTGTTCAGGTCGGGGAAGATCAGCACGGACGCCTGCCCGGCGACCTCCGAGTCCGGCAGCTTGGTCGCCGCGACGGTCGGCTCGACCGCGGCGTCGTACTGGATCGGCCCCTCGATCTTCAGGTCGTCGCGGCGCAGCCGCACCAGGTCGGTGGCCTCGCGCACCTTGTCGACGTCGGCGCCCGACCCGGACGTCCCCGTCGAGTACGACAGCATCGCGATCCGGGGCTCGACGCCGAACTGTTCGGCCGTGACGGCCGACTGGATGGCGATGTCGCAGAGCTGCTCGGCGTTCGGGTCGGGGTTCACCGCGCAGTCGCCGTAGACCAGGACCTTGTCGGCGAGGCACATGAAGAAGACGGACGAGACGATCTTGGTGTCCGGCTTGGTCTTGATGATCTCGAAGGCGGGCCGGATGGTCGCGGCGGTGGAGTGCACGGAGCCGGAGACCATGCCGTCGGCGAGCCCCTCCTGCACCATCAGCGTCCCGAAGTAGTTCACGTCGGCGACGACGTCGTAGGCCAGCTCGACGGTGACGCCCCTGTGGGCGCGCAGGGCGGCGTACTTCTCGGCGAAGCGCTCGCGCAGCTCGGAGGTGACCGGGTCGATCAACTGGCTGCCGCCCAGGTCGATGCCGAGGTCGGCGGCCTTCTTGCGGATCTGGTCGACCGGACCGAGCAGCGTCAGGTCGCACACCCCCCGGCGCAGCAGCACCTCCGCGGCGTGCAGGACGCGGGCCTCGGTGCCCTCGGGGAGCACGACGCGGCGCTTGTCGGAGCGGGCCTGTTCGAGGAGCTTGTGCTCGAACATCATCGGGGTGAGGCGGTCGCTGCTCGGAGCGGAGACGCGCCTGAGGAGATCACTGGTGTCGACGTACCGCTCGAAGAGACCGAGGGCGGTCTCCGCCTTGCGCGGGGTCGCGGCGTTCAACTTCCCCTCCAGGGAGAAGAGTTCGGCCGCGGTGGGGAAGGAGTTGCCGGCCACCGAGATCACCGGGGTGCCGGGGGCGAGGCGGGCGGCGAGGGTGAGGACCTCGTCGCTGGGCCGCTCGTTCAGGGTGAGGAGCACGCCGGCTATGGGCGGGGTGCCTGCGCTGTGCGCGGCGAGCGAGCCGACGACCAGGTCGGCGCGGTCGCCCGGGGTGACCACGAGGCATCCCGGGGTCAGGGCGTTCAGGAAGTTCGGCAGCATGGCGCCGCCGAAGACGAAGTCGAGCGCGTCCCGGGCGAGGCCCGCGTCGTCGCCGAGGAGCACCTTGCCGCCGAGGGCGTGGGTGATCTGCGCGACGGTGGGCGCGGAGAGGGCGGGTTCGTCGGGCAGCACGTAACAGGGGACGGGCAGACGGTGGTCGATCCGCTCGCTGATCTCGGCGCGGTCGGCCGGGGCCACCCGGTTCACGACCATGGCGAGGACGTCACAGCCCAGACCGTCGTACGCGCGGTAGGCGTTGCGCGTCTCGGCGCGCACGGACTCGGCGGTCTGCCCGCGTCCGCCGACCACGGGGATCACGGAGGCGCCGAACTCGTTCGCGAGCCGCGCGTTCAGCGCCAGCTCGTCCGGGAACTGGGTGTCGGCGAAGTCGGTGCCCAGGACGAGGACGACTTCGTAGTCGCGGGCGACGAGGTGGAACCGGTCGACGAGGGAGGAGACCAGTTCGTCCGCGCCCTGCTCGGCCTGGAGCGTGGACGCCTCGTGATAGTCCATGCCGTACACGCTCGCCGGGTCCTGGGTCAGCCGGTAGCGGGCGCGCAGCAGCTCGAAGAGCCGGTCCGGGCCGTCGTGGACGAGTGGACGGAAGACGCCCACCCGGTCGACCTGGCGAGTCAGGAGCTCCATGACCCCCAGCTCGACGACCTGGCGGCCGTCGCCGCGGTCGATCCCGGTCACGTAGACGCTGCGGGTCACGCGTGCTCTCCATCCGTCGTGGCGCTGGGTGGTTTCGGGGCTCGGGAAAATGGCCCACTGGGGTGAGCGGAACCCTCTTGACAATACCTCTGAGGGTAGCTAAGGCGCCCGCCAGGACAAACGTCCTGGTGGGAAGGAGGGAATCGTCGGTGCCCTGCGTCTCATGAAACAATCGGAGCGGCTCACACGTACCAGCAGCGAGCAGGAGACACAGCACGATGCGTATCGGAGTTCTCACCGCAGGCGGCGACTGCCCGGGCCTGAACGCCGTGATCCGGTCGGTCGTGCACCGAGCGGTCACCAATTTCGGGGACGAGGTCATCGGCTTCGAGGACGGCTACGCGGGCTTGCTCGACGGCCGCTACCGCACCCTCGACCTCAACGCGGTCAGCGGCATCCTCGCCCGCGGCGGCACGATTCTCGGCTCCTCGCGACTGCAGCGCGACCGGCTCCGCGAGGCCTGCGAGAACGCGCAGGACATGGCCCGCGAGTTCGGCATCGACGTGCTGATCCCGATCGGCGGCGAGGGCACGCTGACGGCCGCCCGGATGCTGTCGGACGCGGGGCTGCCGGTGGTCGGTGTCCCCAAGACGATCGACAACGACATCTCGTCGACCGACCGGACCTTCGGCTTCGACACGGCGGTGGGTGTGGCCACGGAGGCCATGGACCGCCTGAAGACCACGGCCGAGTCCCACCAGCGCGTGATGGTCGTCGAGGTCATGGGCCGGCACGCGGGCTGGATCGCCCTGGAGTCCGGCATGGCGGCCGGCGCCCACGGCATCTGCCTGCCCGAGCGCCCCTTCGACCCGTCCGACGTGATGGCGATGGTCGAGGAGCGCTTCGCCCGCGGCAAGAAGTTCGCGGTCATCTGCGTCGCCGAGGGCGCCCACCCCGTCGAGGGCACCATGGACTACGGCCACGGCGCCATAGACCAGTTCGGCCACGAGCGCTTCCAGGGCATCGGTACGGCGCTGGCGTACGAGCTGGAGCGGCGCCTCGGCAAGGAGGCCAAGCCGGTCATCCTCGGCCATGTGCAGCGGGGCGGCACCCCGACCGCGTACGACCGGGTGCTCGCCACGCGGTTCGGCTGGCACGCGGTGGAGGCGGCGCACCGGGGTGACTTCGGGCGGATGACGGCGCTGCGGGGGACGGACGTGCTGATGGTGCCGCTGGCGGAGGCGGTCACGGAGCTGAAGACGGTGCCGAAGGACCGGATGGACGAGGCGGAGTCGGTCTTCTAGGTCCTACGGGCTCGGGTCCTACGGGCTCGGGTCGTACGAGCTCGGTTCGAGCGGACTCAGTACGTGGCTCTCTGGACCATCGCCCAGAAGTGATCGACGATCCGGTCGAGGAAGTCACGGCCGGAGTCGTCGGCGTCGGCGGCGGCCGATCCGCCGCTCCAGCTGAGTGTGACCACCATCTGCCCCTGGTACTCCGTGTACATCTCCTGGAGGACGTCCTCCAGGAGGCGCCGGTCCAGCGGGATCATCTTTCCGACCGGACGGACGTACGCCTGCCAGCGCGTGGTCACCGCGCTGCGCAACAGCTCGGCCAGCTTGCCGTCGCGTCCCGTGACGGTGATGAAGTCCCGCAGCGACAGTTCGAGGGTGTCGGCGAGGGCGACCGACTGCCGGTCGTTGCCGCGCCACTCGTCGGCCTCCTCCATCCGCTGGTAGGCGAGGAGTTCGAGGCCGACGGTACGGGCGACGTCCTCCTGGGCCAGCCCCCGTGACACGCGGTGCTCGCGC is a window of Streptomyces sp. NBC_00271 DNA encoding:
- a CDS encoding acetate kinase encodes the protein MTATRVLVLNSGSSSVKYQLLDMSDSSRLAMGLVERIGEGTSRLKHTALTTGETRETVGPIADHAAALKAVAEELAKDGLGLDSPELAAIGHRVVHGGQRFTAPTVIDEAVLDEIERLIPVAPLHNPANLIGIRTAQALRPDLPQVAVFDTAFHTTMPESAARYAIDVKTADEYRIRRYGFHGTSHAYVSRATAELLGKAPEDVNVIVLHLGNGASASAVRGGRCVDTSMGLTPLEGLVMGTRSGDVDPAVIFHLMRVGGMSTDEIDTLLNKKSGLIGLCGDNDMREIRRRVDEGDEQARLAFDIYIHRLKKYIGAYYAVLGRVDAIAFTAGVGENAAPVREAAVAGLEELGLAVDADLNAARGDGPRLVSPEGARVAVAVVPTDEELEIATQTYALVGASHDLI
- a CDS encoding helix-turn-helix domain-containing protein, with product MGPEHVAYGMRASYGLPYVTPDLVLAWERGTTTPSGPELTALAGVLWCSPGELIGAPRTLREHRVSRGLAQEDVARTVGLELLAYQRMEEADEWRGNDRQSVALADTLELSLRDFITVTGRDGKLAELLRSAVTTRWQAYVRPVGKMIPLDRRLLEDVLQEMYTEYQGQMVVTLSWSGGSAAADADDSGRDFLDRIVDHFWAMVQRATY
- a CDS encoding ATP-dependent 6-phosphofructokinase → MRIGVLTAGGDCPGLNAVIRSVVHRAVTNFGDEVIGFEDGYAGLLDGRYRTLDLNAVSGILARGGTILGSSRLQRDRLREACENAQDMAREFGIDVLIPIGGEGTLTAARMLSDAGLPVVGVPKTIDNDISSTDRTFGFDTAVGVATEAMDRLKTTAESHQRVMVVEVMGRHAGWIALESGMAAGAHGICLPERPFDPSDVMAMVEERFARGKKFAVICVAEGAHPVEGTMDYGHGAIDQFGHERFQGIGTALAYELERRLGKEAKPVILGHVQRGGTPTAYDRVLATRFGWHAVEAAHRGDFGRMTALRGTDVLMVPLAEAVTELKTVPKDRMDEAESVF
- the pta gene encoding phosphate acetyltransferase, whose protein sequence is MTRSVYVTGIDRGDGRQVVELGVMELLTRQVDRVGVFRPLVHDGPDRLFELLRARYRLTQDPASVYGMDYHEASTLQAEQGADELVSSLVDRFHLVARDYEVVLVLGTDFADTQFPDELALNARLANEFGASVIPVVGGRGQTAESVRAETRNAYRAYDGLGCDVLAMVVNRVAPADRAEISERIDHRLPVPCYVLPDEPALSAPTVAQITHALGGKVLLGDDAGLARDALDFVFGGAMLPNFLNALTPGCLVVTPGDRADLVVGSLAAHSAGTPPIAGVLLTLNERPSDEVLTLAARLAPGTPVISVAGNSFPTAAELFSLEGKLNAATPRKAETALGLFERYVDTSDLLRRVSAPSSDRLTPMMFEHKLLEQARSDKRRVVLPEGTEARVLHAAEVLLRRGVCDLTLLGPVDQIRKKAADLGIDLGGSQLIDPVTSELRERFAEKYAALRAHRGVTVELAYDVVADVNYFGTLMVQEGLADGMVSGSVHSTAATIRPAFEIIKTKPDTKIVSSVFFMCLADKVLVYGDCAVNPDPNAEQLCDIAIQSAVTAEQFGVEPRIAMLSYSTGTSGSGADVDKVREATDLVRLRRDDLKIEGPIQYDAAVEPTVAATKLPDSEVAGQASVLIFPDLNTGNNTYKAVQRSAGAIAVGPVLQGLRKPVNDLSRGALVQDIVNTVVITAIQAQTSSRA